Proteins found in one Anolis carolinensis isolate JA03-04 unplaced genomic scaffold, rAnoCar3.1.pri scaffold_19, whole genome shotgun sequence genomic segment:
- the LOC134294738 gene encoding Fanconi anemia group A protein-like isoform X1: MWAKRQERMLLEHGHTARKTHSNPVILAMKAFDVFTCGSDFFFPCRLPHQRFRPTMAKDDGCCNLCATCLLCFYSCRWRRSGKGLATSKGSSLRDAHIMGLAVFAIHLNEAKASIPAIDLCSSLDPSCASTRGLSVSELWDYFLDCQAGQSATFCMKFCVVALSYFLCKFGSLPHDSLCSVLHPGFVKKLQYVVPLLCSEARNTSWEGSMDDDLPWKTLSRPSFCYSKAALCLWKHPLFKELLWEKAFQLTLQEWLLMELAVCPDEDVLSAVERQDFHYWALYQHFLPLSVAAGGCEGDLREACAVLLDAVLDFGQRGSVIHTSRSELGKCNHPNNPKRSTFQRRGNPDIYARLQEMLLELELERRRAWPVSGGGKEELLLFRVFQKRLKGLKSGEEMHRQQELFLQTRQDTALSNLYI; this comes from the exons atgtgggcgaaacgtcaggagagaatgcttctggaacatggccatacagcccggaaaactcacagcaacccagtcattctggccatgaaagcctttgatgttTTCACATGTggttctgatttcttttttccttgcaGGCTTCCTCACCAACGCTTCCGACCCACCATGGCGAAGGACGATGGGTGCTGCAACCTGTGTGCCACCTGCTTGCTGTGTTTCTACAGCTGTCGCTGGAGGCGCAGCGGGAAGGGCCTGGCCACCAGCAAA GGCTCTTCTCTCAGGGACGCTCACATCATGGGCTTGGCTGTCTTTGCGATCCACTTGAACGAAGCCAAAGCGTCCATCCCAGCCATCGACCTCTGCTCTTCGCTGGACCCTTCCTGTGCTTCCACGAGAGGCCTTTCTGTATCCGAACTCTGGGATTACTTTTTGGATTGCCAGGCAGGACAGTCTGCCACCTTCTGCATGAA GTTTTGTGTTGTGGCACTTTCTTACTTTCTCTGCAAGTTTGGCTCCCTTCCCCATGACTCCTTATGCTCCGTGCTTCATCCTGGTTTTGTGAAAAAG CTTCAGTACGTCGTGCCCCTTCTTTGCTCGGAAGCCCGAAATACAAGCTGGGAAGGCAGCATGGATGATGACCTTCCATGGAAAACATTATcccgccccagcttctgctactcaaaagctgccTTGTGCTTATGGAAGCATCCCCTTTTCAAAGAACTATTGTGGGAAAAAGCCTTCCAG cTGACTCTCCAAGAATGGCTTCTGATGGAACTGGCAGTCTGTCCCGACGAAGACGTTCTTTCTGCCGTTGAGAG GCAGGACTTCCATTACTGGGCTCTGTACCAGCACTTTCTTCCTCTGTCTGTCGCTGCTGGCGGCTGCGAGGGAGACCTAAGAGAGGCCTGCGCCGTTCTCCTTGACGCCGTCTTGGATTTCGGACAGAGGGGCTCAGTGATACACACATCAAG GTCTGAGTTGGGAAAGTGTAACCATCCAAATAATCCCAAACGTTCCACATTCCAGAGGAGAGGGAACCCCGATATCTACGCCAGATTGCAG gagatgctgctggagctggagctggagcgcaGGAGAGCCTGGCCTGTGTCCGGTGGCGGCAAAGAGGAGCTCCTCTTGTTCCGGGTTTTCCAGAAGAGGCTCAAAGGGTTGAAGAGCGGGGAAGAAATGCACCGGCAGCAAGAACTGTTCCTTCAAACCAG GCAGGACACAGCAttgtcaaatctatatatataa
- the LOC134294738 gene encoding Fanconi anemia group A protein-like isoform X2, translating to MWAKRQERMLLEHGHTARKTHSNPVILAMKAFDVFTCGSDFFFPCRLPHQRFRPTMAKDDGCCNLCATCLLCFYSCRWRRSGKGLATSKGSSLRDAHIMGLAVFAIHLNEAKASIPAIDLCSSLDPSCASTRGLSVSELWDYFLDCQAGQSATFCMKFCVVALSYFLCKFGSLPHDSLCSVLHPGFVKKLQYVVPLLCSEARNTSWEGSMDDDLPWKTLSRPSFCYSKAALCLWKHPLFKELLWEKAFQLTLQEWLLMELAVCPDEDVLSAVERQDFHYWALYQHFLPLSVAAGGCEGDLREACAVLLDAVLDFGQRGSVIHTSRSELGKCNHPNNPKRSTFQRRGNPDIYARLQAGHSIVKSIYIKE from the exons atgtgggcgaaacgtcaggagagaatgcttctggaacatggccatacagcccggaaaactcacagcaacccagtcattctggccatgaaagcctttgatgttTTCACATGTggttctgatttcttttttccttgcaGGCTTCCTCACCAACGCTTCCGACCCACCATGGCGAAGGACGATGGGTGCTGCAACCTGTGTGCCACCTGCTTGCTGTGTTTCTACAGCTGTCGCTGGAGGCGCAGCGGGAAGGGCCTGGCCACCAGCAAA GGCTCTTCTCTCAGGGACGCTCACATCATGGGCTTGGCTGTCTTTGCGATCCACTTGAACGAAGCCAAAGCGTCCATCCCAGCCATCGACCTCTGCTCTTCGCTGGACCCTTCCTGTGCTTCCACGAGAGGCCTTTCTGTATCCGAACTCTGGGATTACTTTTTGGATTGCCAGGCAGGACAGTCTGCCACCTTCTGCATGAA GTTTTGTGTTGTGGCACTTTCTTACTTTCTCTGCAAGTTTGGCTCCCTTCCCCATGACTCCTTATGCTCCGTGCTTCATCCTGGTTTTGTGAAAAAG CTTCAGTACGTCGTGCCCCTTCTTTGCTCGGAAGCCCGAAATACAAGCTGGGAAGGCAGCATGGATGATGACCTTCCATGGAAAACATTATcccgccccagcttctgctactcaaaagctgccTTGTGCTTATGGAAGCATCCCCTTTTCAAAGAACTATTGTGGGAAAAAGCCTTCCAG cTGACTCTCCAAGAATGGCTTCTGATGGAACTGGCAGTCTGTCCCGACGAAGACGTTCTTTCTGCCGTTGAGAG GCAGGACTTCCATTACTGGGCTCTGTACCAGCACTTTCTTCCTCTGTCTGTCGCTGCTGGCGGCTGCGAGGGAGACCTAAGAGAGGCCTGCGCCGTTCTCCTTGACGCCGTCTTGGATTTCGGACAGAGGGGCTCAGTGATACACACATCAAG GTCTGAGTTGGGAAAGTGTAACCATCCAAATAATCCCAAACGTTCCACATTCCAGAGGAGAGGGAACCCCGATATCTACGCCAGATTGCAG GCAGGACACAGCAttgtcaaatctatatatataaaagagtga
- the LOC134294738 gene encoding Fanconi anemia group A protein-like isoform X3: MFSHVVLISFFLAGFLTNASDPPWRRTMGAATCVPPACCVSTAVAGGAAGRAWPPAKFCVVALSYFLCKFGSLPHDSLCSVLHPGFVKKLQYVVPLLCSEARNTSWEGSMDDDLPWKTLSRPSFCYSKAALCLWKHPLFKELLWEKAFQLTLQEWLLMELAVCPDEDVLSAVERQDFHYWALYQHFLPLSVAAGGCEGDLREACAVLLDAVLDFGQRGSVIHTSRSELGKCNHPNNPKRSTFQRRGNPDIYARLQEMLLELELERRRAWPVSGGGKEELLLFRVFQKRLKGLKSGEEMHRQQELFLQTRQDTALSNLYI; this comes from the exons atgttTTCACATGTggttctgatttcttttttccttgcaGGCTTCCTCACCAACGCTTCCGACCCACCATGGCGAAGGACGATGGGTGCTGCAACCTGTGTGCCACCTGCTTGCTGTGTTTCTACAGCTGTCGCTGGAGGCGCAGCGGGAAGGGCCTGGCCACCAGCAAA GTTTTGTGTTGTGGCACTTTCTTACTTTCTCTGCAAGTTTGGCTCCCTTCCCCATGACTCCTTATGCTCCGTGCTTCATCCTGGTTTTGTGAAAAAG CTTCAGTACGTCGTGCCCCTTCTTTGCTCGGAAGCCCGAAATACAAGCTGGGAAGGCAGCATGGATGATGACCTTCCATGGAAAACATTATcccgccccagcttctgctactcaaaagctgccTTGTGCTTATGGAAGCATCCCCTTTTCAAAGAACTATTGTGGGAAAAAGCCTTCCAG cTGACTCTCCAAGAATGGCTTCTGATGGAACTGGCAGTCTGTCCCGACGAAGACGTTCTTTCTGCCGTTGAGAG GCAGGACTTCCATTACTGGGCTCTGTACCAGCACTTTCTTCCTCTGTCTGTCGCTGCTGGCGGCTGCGAGGGAGACCTAAGAGAGGCCTGCGCCGTTCTCCTTGACGCCGTCTTGGATTTCGGACAGAGGGGCTCAGTGATACACACATCAAG GTCTGAGTTGGGAAAGTGTAACCATCCAAATAATCCCAAACGTTCCACATTCCAGAGGAGAGGGAACCCCGATATCTACGCCAGATTGCAG gagatgctgctggagctggagctggagcgcaGGAGAGCCTGGCCTGTGTCCGGTGGCGGCAAAGAGGAGCTCCTCTTGTTCCGGGTTTTCCAGAAGAGGCTCAAAGGGTTGAAGAGCGGGGAAGAAATGCACCGGCAGCAAGAACTGTTCCTTCAAACCAG GCAGGACACAGCAttgtcaaatctatatatataa